A region of Neovison vison isolate M4711 chromosome 7, ASM_NN_V1, whole genome shotgun sequence DNA encodes the following proteins:
- the LOC122914513 gene encoding LOW QUALITY PROTEIN: olfactory receptor 5A2-like (The sequence of the model RefSeq protein was modified relative to this genomic sequence to represent the inferred CDS: inserted 1 base in 1 codon), whose product MVVGRNNTIVTKFILLGFSDHPQMKLFLFLLFLGIYLLTLAWNLSLIALIRMDSHLHIPMYFFLSNLSFLDICYVSSTTPKMLFDIITGKKTISFVGCATQYFVFCGMGLTECFLLAAMAYDRYAAICNPLLYTALISHRLCLKMVAGAYVGGFLSSLIETYSVYQHDFCGPNRIDHFFCDLPPVLVLSCSDTFTSQVVNFVVGVVVGMVSVLVILISYGYIVAAVLKINSAKGRTKAFSTCASHLTAVTLFYGSGLFMYMRPSSSYSLNRDKLVSIFYALVIPMVNPIIYSLRNKEIKNAIRNXVQKEHVLSHVPLFF is encoded by the exons ATGGTTGTAGGAAGGAACAACACTATTGTGACAAAATTCATCCTCCTGGGATTTTCAGACCATCCTCAAATgaagcttttcctttttctgttatttttgggGATTTATCTCCTGACCCTAGCCTGGAACCTGAGTCTCATTGCCCTCATCAGGATGGACTCCCACCTGCACatacccatgtacttcttcctcagtAACCTATCCTTCCTAGATATCTGCTATGTGTCCTCCACAACTCCCAAGATGCTCTTTGACATTATCACAGGGAAGAAAACCATTTCCTTTGTTGGCTGTGCCACACAGTACTTTGTGTTTTGTGGGATGGGGCTGACTGAATGCTTTCTTTTGGCAGCCATGGCATATGACCGCTATGCTGCAATCTGTAACCCGTTGCTCTACACAGCCCTAATTTCCCATAGACTTTGTTTAAAGATGGTGGCTGGGGCCTACGTGGGTGGATTCCTCAGTTCTTTGATTGAAACATACTCTGTTTACCAGCATGATTTCTGTGGGCCCAACAGGATTGACCACTTCTTCTGTGACCTTCCTCCAGTTCTGGTTCTGTCATGCTCTGATACCTTTACCAGCCAGGTGGTGAACTTTGTTGTGGGTGTTGTTGTTGGAATGGTGTCTGTCCTTGTGATCCTCATCTCTTATGGTTACATTGTTGCTGCTGTCCTGAAGATCAACTCAGCTAAAGGTAGGACCAAAGCCTTCAGCACCTGTGCCTCTCACCTGACTGCTGTGACCCTTTTCTATGGTTCTGGCCTCTTCATGTACATGCGACCCAGTTCTAGCTACTCCCTAAACCGGGACAAGTTGGTGTCCATATTCTATGCTCTGGTAATCCCTATGGTGAATCCTATCATCTACAGTCTTAGGAATAAGGAGATTAAAAATGCCATAAGAA TTGTGCAGAAGGAACATGTGCTTTCTCATGTGCCTTTGTTTTTCTGA